The proteins below come from a single Larimichthys crocea isolate SSNF chromosome II, L_crocea_2.0, whole genome shotgun sequence genomic window:
- the atg10 gene encoding ubiquitin-like-conjugating enzyme ATG10, with amino-acid sequence MSSSVLDEQNFHHCCRLLLQQSEQLKDGWSWEAVQGSEEGYLRKTALRSVVTDSRPVWDHEGSSSESEPHTPCHTGLDQSGLVAPVDADSIEGDIDDEEDEGEDEGACTVSEGSSQVLQYEYHIVYSCSYCTPVLYFRASTLEGKSLSLEEVWSSVHPNFRLRLQNSPLNTITLQEHPLLGQPFFMLHPCRTEEFMRPVLQAAQDQHRPVNYVLSWLSVVGPVVGLDVPLKYSTQLHPTASLSSTKPD; translated from the exons ATGAGCTCGAGTGTCCTGGATGAGCAGAACTTCCATCACTGCTGTCGGCTCCTCCTGCAGCAGTCAGAGCAGCTGAAAGACGGCTGGAGCTGGGAAGCAGTCCAG GGTTCAGAGGAGGGCTACCTGAGGAAGACTGCTCTCAGGTCAGTTGTCACTGACTCGAGGCCCGTGTGGGACCATGAAGGATCAAGTTCAGAATCAGAGCCACACACTCCCTGTCACACGGGGCTGGATCAG tCTGGTCTTGTTGCCCCAGTTGATGCTGACAGCATCGAAGGTGACatagatgatgaagaagatgaaggtgaAGATGAAGGTGCCTGTACGGTGTCTGAAGGCAGCAGCCAGGTGCTTCAGTACGAGTATCACATCGTGTACTCTTGCAGCTATTGTACTCCTGTGCTCTATTTCAGAGCCTCCACTCTGG AGGGGAAGAGCCTGTCATTAGAGGAGGTGTGGAGCTCTGTTCATCCAAACTTCAGGCTCCGACTTCAGAATAGTCCTTTGAATACAATCACTCTGCAG gagcaTCCCCTGCTGGGTCAACCTTTCTTCATGCTCCATCCCTGCAGGACAGAGGAGTTCATGAGGCCTGTGCTGCAGGCGGCTCAGGACCAACACAG ACCGGTGAACTACGTGTTGTCGTGGCTCAGTGTGGTGGGTCCTGTGGTGGGTCTGGACGTCCCTCTGAAGTACTCCACCCAGCTCCATCCAACAGCCTCACTCAGCAGCACCAAGCCAGACTGA